A window of the Dyadobacter pollutisoli genome harbors these coding sequences:
- a CDS encoding SCO family protein, with translation MKINCKTFSFNTIILSIVLISLFGCGGGDNKLPILGERDWEKKTVDGKEVVDTIYNTIPPFSFVNQEGDTVSEKIVEGKIYVTDFFFTTCPTICPVMKRQMVKVFQQFKGNPDVMILSHTIDPEHDTPQVLNKFAKDLGVEGTQWQFLTGDKDKIYKIGQESYMSTAKEDKSAEGGYIHSGAFILVDKEKHVRGMYDGTTEEGTQKLIADMKRLLDEYKK, from the coding sequence ATGAAAATCAATTGCAAGACGTTCTCTTTTAATACTATTATCCTTTCAATTGTCTTAATATCCCTTTTTGGTTGCGGTGGCGGCGACAATAAACTTCCGATCCTGGGCGAGCGCGACTGGGAAAAGAAAACGGTAGATGGTAAGGAAGTGGTGGATACTATTTATAACACAATTCCTCCTTTTTCTTTTGTTAACCAGGAAGGCGACACGGTTTCTGAAAAAATCGTTGAGGGTAAAATCTACGTAACTGATTTCTTTTTCACGACCTGCCCTACTATTTGCCCGGTTATGAAGCGTCAGATGGTCAAGGTATTTCAACAATTCAAAGGTAATCCGGATGTAATGATTCTGTCACATACCATTGATCCTGAACATGATACTCCGCAGGTTTTGAATAAATTCGCGAAAGACCTGGGTGTAGAGGGGACACAATGGCAATTTTTGACCGGCGACAAAGATAAAATCTATAAAATCGGTCAGGAGAGTTATATGTCCACTGCCAAAGAGGACAAAAGTGCCGAGGGAGGCTACATTCATAGCGGAGCGTTTATTTTAGTGGATAAAGAAAAACACGTGCGCGGAATGTACGACGGAACTACCGAAGAAGGTACCCAGAAACTAATCGCCGATATGAAGAGGCTGCTTGACGAATATAAAAAATAA
- a CDS encoding viral A-type inclusion protein, translating to MKHFMLTIAFLIALCGCDKEAKKDKVSDLEAEVLTIHDEVMPQMDAIMTLKSKLSKKIQSMDSLQNEGISSNTLAEQRIKAADLNQKLNESDKLMMTWMHEYRGDSAKKLKPEEAISYFEKEKEKILLVKQTTIKSIQEAQTFLE from the coding sequence ATGAAACATTTTATGCTGACAATCGCCTTTCTGATCGCCCTTTGCGGCTGTGATAAGGAGGCGAAAAAAGATAAGGTCTCCGATCTGGAAGCCGAGGTTTTGACCATTCACGACGAAGTAATGCCTCAAATGGACGCCATCATGACGCTTAAATCCAAACTCTCTAAAAAGATACAAAGTATGGACAGTCTGCAGAATGAGGGCATCAGCAGTAATACATTGGCTGAACAACGCATTAAAGCAGCAGACCTGAACCAGAAATTGAACGAATCTGACAAACTGATGATGACCTGGATGCACGAATACCGCGGAGACTCGGCCAAAAAACTGAAACCCGAGGAAGCTATATCCTATTTTGAAAAAGAAAAAGAAAAAATCCTTCTGGTGAAACAAACAACCATTAAATCCATTCAGGAGGCCCAAACATTTTTAGAATAA
- the recN gene encoding DNA repair protein RecN, with product MLSNLLIKNYALIKQLEMSPDPGLNIITGETGAGKSIMLGAIGLLLGNRADVKSLYDADEKCIIEGSFNLAGYDLAPNFEEENLDFSDECIIRREISVAGKSRAFINDTPVNLDTLKKIGSQLLDIHSQHDSIMLGNNEFQLQVVDSFADNGDLLKTYKNDYQKFREASRLLEELKSRAAQLRKEFDYDQFLFQELHNAALSADEQENLEQELTILENAVEIKERLLLAHTYLDNPENSILDLLKNAIAALSQASRLVPAYDALRQRGQSALIELRDLADEIDQVNAGVEVDRDRSTQVQERLDLIYSFLKKHQASSIEQLLTIEQALQEKLSIVLNLDDDLVLAEKKAVQAKETMLKSAGILSARRQKVTKAIEKLILERLSELGIPNATLSIKVSETPPSLNGIDSIVFLFSGNKGMVPQELKQVASGGEFSRLMMVIKYILADKRKLPTIIFDEIDTGVSGEIAKKMGRMMLNMAHNHQIIAITHLHQIASSGDAHYFVYKDHSSKKTVSKIKKLTVDERVQEIAQMIGGHNPSESVLHNAREMIMKD from the coding sequence CGCGCAGACGTCAAATCATTGTATGACGCAGATGAAAAATGTATCATAGAGGGTAGTTTCAATCTGGCAGGTTATGATTTGGCTCCCAACTTTGAAGAGGAAAATCTGGACTTTTCGGACGAATGCATTATCCGGCGTGAAATTTCGGTGGCGGGCAAATCCAGGGCGTTCATTAATGACACGCCGGTCAATCTTGATACATTAAAAAAAATTGGTAGCCAGTTACTGGACATTCATTCCCAGCATGACTCGATCATGTTAGGTAATAATGAGTTTCAATTACAGGTAGTTGATTCGTTTGCCGATAATGGTGATCTTTTAAAAACCTATAAAAACGATTATCAAAAATTCCGGGAGGCTTCACGTTTGCTGGAGGAATTGAAATCCAGGGCCGCGCAACTTCGCAAGGAATTTGACTACGACCAGTTTTTGTTTCAGGAATTACACAATGCAGCGCTTTCGGCCGATGAGCAGGAAAACCTGGAACAGGAACTGACGATCCTTGAAAATGCCGTAGAAATTAAAGAGCGACTGCTCCTGGCCCATACCTACCTCGACAATCCGGAAAATTCTATTCTGGACCTTTTGAAAAATGCAATAGCAGCCCTCTCGCAAGCGTCCAGGCTTGTTCCTGCCTATGACGCGCTCAGGCAACGGGGACAGAGTGCTCTCATTGAATTGAGAGATCTTGCTGACGAAATAGATCAGGTTAATGCGGGTGTGGAAGTAGACCGCGACAGAAGTACGCAGGTACAGGAACGGCTGGATTTGATCTACTCTTTCTTGAAAAAACACCAGGCCTCTTCTATCGAACAACTTCTGACGATTGAGCAGGCGCTGCAAGAGAAGTTGAGCATTGTTCTGAACCTGGATGACGATTTGGTACTGGCAGAGAAAAAAGCAGTGCAGGCAAAGGAAACTATGCTCAAAAGTGCAGGCATACTGTCTGCCAGAAGGCAAAAAGTAACCAAAGCCATTGAGAAACTGATTCTTGAAAGGTTGTCCGAACTGGGGATTCCCAATGCGACCCTTTCGATCAAGGTGAGCGAAACACCTCCCTCTCTAAACGGGATTGATTCCATTGTTTTCCTGTTTAGTGGTAATAAGGGTATGGTCCCGCAGGAGCTGAAACAGGTGGCATCGGGTGGTGAGTTTTCACGGCTGATGATGGTGATAAAATATATTCTGGCCGACAAACGCAAGTTGCCCACCATCATTTTTGATGAAATTGATACAGGAGTATCGGGTGAAATAGCGAAAAAAATGGGTCGGATGATGCTGAATATGGCTCACAATCACCAAATTATAGCGATCACCCACTTGCACCAGATAGCCAGCAGCGGCGACGCACATTACTTCGTATATAAGGACCATTCTTCTAAAAAAACAGTCAGTAAAATCAAGAAATTAACCGTCGATGAGCGCGTGCAGGAAATTGCGCAAATGATCGGCGGGCACAACCCTTCCGAATCAGTCTTACATAATGCACGTGAGATGATCATGAAAGATTGA